A single Antechinus flavipes isolate AdamAnt ecotype Samford, QLD, Australia chromosome 5, AdamAnt_v2, whole genome shotgun sequence DNA region contains:
- the SEM1 gene encoding 26S proteasome complex subunit SEM1 gives MSEKKQPVDLGLLEEDDEFEEFPAEDWAGLDEDEDAHVWEDNWDDDNVEDDFSNQLRAELEKHGYKMETS, from the exons ATGTCGGAAAAGAAGCAGCCGGTGGATCTGGGGCTCCTGGAGGAGGACGACGAATTCGAGGAATTCCCGGCCGAAG ACTGGGCTGGCTTGGACGAGGATGAGGACGCGCACGTTTGGGAAGATAATTGGGACGATGACAACGTGGAGGACGACTTCTCCAACCAGCTTCG AGCTGAGCTGGAGAAGCACGGGTACAAGATGGAGACCTCGTAG